From Coregonus clupeaformis isolate EN_2021a unplaced genomic scaffold, ASM2061545v1 scaf0118, whole genome shotgun sequence, one genomic window encodes:
- the si:ch211-221j21.3 gene encoding uncharacterized protein si:ch211-221j21.3 translates to MEYMTPLQKKRRHQGDLQNWKDCQAKRLCNGVGVYIQVEHGAIVTDSGMDASMQQQSVPNSINHPASNMVYAVQGSQCCNRCLAGEPGHINHIMGY, encoded by the exons ATGGAATATATGACACCCCTCCAGAAGAAGAGACGCCACCAAGGGGACCTTCAAAACTGGAAAGATTGCCAAGCG AAACGACTGTGCAACGGGGTGGGAGTCTACATCCAGGTTGAACATGGCGCGATAGTGACTGACAGTGGCATGGATGCCAGTATGCAACAGCAGAGTGTCCCAAACAGCATCAACCACCCAGCTTCTAACATG GTCTATGCAGTCCAAGGCAGCCagtgctgtaatcgctgcctggCAGGGGAGCCT GGGCACATTAACCACATCATGGGGTATTGA